In Phragmitibacter flavus, one DNA window encodes the following:
- the ntrB gene encoding nitrate ABC transporter permease: MNWIKRNKVEAVLLSTVALLVCLLLWSMIAGKSVTTTKVDDWGDTVKVTTREGWSADLPSPSETWKASELYIKEPFAKRGELDQGILRFTWLSLKLVAQGYCLALLVGIPLGFCLGLSKKFTVAFDPLIQVLRPVSPLAWLPLGMVIFSGLRVVDANGQTTFGASDAASLFTIAICAMWPTVMNTAVGVRAVPQDYLNVAKVLKLSRFQTLWKVLVPATLPYMFTGFRLSLGIAWLVIVAVEMLTGMPGIGGFLWQQYNANSFAHIILCILTIGVIGYALDRLMSVVESRFKTA; the protein is encoded by the coding sequence ATGAACTGGATAAAAAGAAACAAAGTTGAAGCCGTGCTTCTTTCGACGGTCGCCCTGCTGGTGTGTCTGTTGTTGTGGTCAATGATCGCCGGAAAGTCAGTGACCACGACCAAGGTGGATGACTGGGGGGATACCGTGAAGGTGACCACGCGTGAAGGCTGGTCGGCGGACCTGCCTTCTCCAAGCGAAACCTGGAAGGCGAGCGAGTTGTATATCAAAGAACCTTTTGCCAAACGCGGTGAACTCGATCAGGGCATTCTGCGATTTACTTGGTTGTCTCTAAAGTTGGTGGCGCAGGGTTATTGTCTTGCGTTACTGGTCGGAATTCCGCTGGGATTCTGTCTGGGACTGTCGAAAAAGTTCACCGTCGCTTTTGATCCGTTGATTCAAGTGTTGCGTCCGGTCTCGCCGCTGGCATGGCTGCCGCTGGGCATGGTGATTTTCAGTGGACTGCGTGTGGTGGATGCCAATGGTCAGACAACTTTCGGTGCCTCGGATGCGGCCTCGTTGTTTACCATCGCGATCTGTGCCATGTGGCCAACGGTGATGAACACGGCGGTGGGGGTGAGGGCGGTTCCGCAGGACTATCTTAATGTGGCAAAGGTCTTGAAGTTGTCGAGGTTCCAGACTTTGTGGAAGGTGTTGGTGCCGGCGACGCTGCCTTACATGTTTACGGGCTTCCGACTGAGCCTTGGCATAGCGTGGCTGGTCATTGTGGCAGTGGAGATGTTGACGGGCATGCCGGGAATTGGTGGCTTTCTCTGGCAGCAATACAACGCCAACAGTTTTGCGCACATCATTCTCTGCATCCTGACCATTGGGGTGATTGGATATGCTCTTGACCGCCTGATGAGTGTGGTGGAATCCCGTTTCAAAACCGCCTGA